One part of the Drosophila teissieri strain GT53w chromosome 3R, Prin_Dtei_1.1, whole genome shotgun sequence genome encodes these proteins:
- the LOC122621607 gene encoding uncharacterized protein LOC122621607 isoform X2 — MKWDVDHSNRVAVEVGVHKFEGGTWKPTVFKGGDTDFCKSFFEKNTIYYPYSTKHVINKKQIKDKCITTPETVLVLEPYLLKILINYAVPLTPGRHKAVILFSAFDKSGVKLQRDICLEIIGDIVNI, encoded by the exons ATGAAATGGGATGTCGACCATTCAAATCGCGTCGCG GTTGAAGTGGGCGTACATAAGTTTGAAGGAGGAACTTGGAAGCCAACTGTTTTCAAGGGGGGTGATACAGATTTCTGCAAATCCTTTTTTGAGAAGAACACCATTTATTATCCTTACTCGACCAAACACGTAATCAACAAGAAGCAAATTAAGGACAAATGCATTACAACTCCAGAA ACCGTCTTAGTTTTGGAACCCTATCTCctgaaaatattaattaattacgcAGTGCCTCTGACTCCGGGACGTCACAAGgctgttattttattttctgcatTCGACAAATCTGGAGTTAAGCTTCAAAGGGACATATGCTTGGAAATTATTGGCGATATAGTGAATATCTGA
- the LOC122621607 gene encoding uncharacterized protein LOC122621607 isoform X1 — protein MERQQVTLLQILISLSLHIISLSFALNHFFVPEREELFSECPNKPGVSFVDTLADLSLLSRKKGADGAVNISGNITMKWDVDHSNRVAVEVGVHKFEGGTWKPTVFKGGDTDFCKSFFEKNTIYYPYSTKHVINKKQIKDKCITTPETVLVLEPYLLKILINYAVPLTPGRHKAVILFSAFDKSGVKLQRDICLEIIGDIVNI, from the exons ATGGAACGGCAACAAGTTACACTGCTGCAGATCCTTATATCCTTATCATTGCACATTATAAGCCTTTCATTCGCATTGAATCACTTTTTTGTTCCTGAAAGGGAGGAGCTGTTTAGTGAGTGCCCCAACAAGCCAGGAGTTTCTTTCGTGGATACGTTGGCGGATCTTTCCCTATTGAGCCGTAAAAAGGGTGCAGATGGTGCAGTGAATATATCGGGAAACATTACCATGAAATGGGATGTCGACCATTCAAATCGCGTCGCG GTTGAAGTGGGCGTACATAAGTTTGAAGGAGGAACTTGGAAGCCAACTGTTTTCAAGGGGGGTGATACAGATTTCTGCAAATCCTTTTTTGAGAAGAACACCATTTATTATCCTTACTCGACCAAACACGTAATCAACAAGAAGCAAATTAAGGACAAATGCATTACAACTCCAGAA ACCGTCTTAGTTTTGGAACCCTATCTCctgaaaatattaattaattacgcAGTGCCTCTGACTCCGGGACGTCACAAGgctgttattttattttctgcatTCGACAAATCTGGAGTTAAGCTTCAAAGGGACATATGCTTGGAAATTATTGGCGATATAGTGAATATCTGA
- the LOC122620604 gene encoding homeobox protein HMX3 isoform X1: MPQRTPSPANSDVSVGSPSPPPLRSLNMKRLRLLRSPVSLENDRQKSSPVRVKSFSIADILGRGHEGDRVEKKPERNAVPNAPPGEPAPLVLINERLQMPVQNCPPPAALHTFLSPALLHSYEQRLAWDYQRQLQEHFQAQAQLLRHMTLNPAIIASEDGSSERSQRSSSSNGSTECCSPRQAEKLEKRSQGDSKEIPQKSPEEQPRGVSKSSGDTPLDALFQLSTKNFDEEQDPATLNIFATRSNPKKKRKSRTAFTNQQIFELEKRFLYQKYLSPADRDEIAGGLGLSNAQVITWFQNRRAKLKRDMEELKKDVQCEKIPDQSADPNRSHHHHPHHHQHHHPHMQIIGSDRDKDKSREKDKDKDKDKEELRMLKLMTLMRYSDGKLLCQQPPASYLPIPHRQITE, encoded by the exons ATGCCGCAAAGAACTCCCAGTCCCGCTAATTCGGATGTTTCGGTGGGTTCCCCCAGTCCGCCGCCCTTGAGATCGTTGAATATGAAACGATTGCGGCTTTTGAGGAGTCCGGTTAGCCTGGAAAACGACCGCCAAAAGTCATCACCCGTCAGGGTCAAGAGCTTTTCCATAGCCGATATCCTGGGGCGAGGGCATGAAGGGGATCGTGTGGAGAAGAAGCCGGAGCGAAATGCAGTTCCCAATGCTCCACCAGGAGAACCTGCTCCCCTAGTGCTGATCAACGAAAGATTGCAAATGCCCGTGCAAAACTGTCCTCCACCGGCTGCCCTACATACATTTTTGTCGCCCGCTCTGCTCCACAGCTACGAGCAGCGACTAGCCTGGGACTACCAGCGCCAGCTGCAGGAGCACTTCCAGGCACAGGCGCAACTCCTCCGCCACATGACCCTGAATCCCGCGATCATCGCCTCCGAGGACGGTAGTTCCGAGCGGTCCCAGCGatcgagcagcagcaatggcagcaCCGAGTGTTGCAGCCCACGGCAGGCGGAAAAACTGGAAAAGCGATCCCAAGGCGACAGTAAAGAGATCCCACAGAAGTCGCCGGAGGAACAGCCAAGGGGGGTGAGCAAATCAAGTGGAGACACTCCCTTGGACGCCCTCTTCCAGCTGTCCACCAAGAACTTTGACGAGGAGCAGG ATCCCGCAACGTTGAACATATTTGCCACGCGCTCCAATCCCAAGAAGAAACGCAAGTCCCGCACTGCATTCACCAACCAGCAGATCTTCGAACTGGAAAAGCGCTTCCTGTACCAAAAATACCTATCGCCCGCGGATCGCGACGAAATCGCCGGCGGCTTGGGCCTCTCCAATGCACAG GTCATCACTTGGTTCCAAAATCGAAGGGCCAAACTTAAGCGTGACATGGAAGAGCTGAAAAAGGACGTGCAGTGCGAGAAAAT ACCCGACCAGTCAGCAGATCCCAATCGctcgcaccaccaccacccacatcaccaccagcaccaccacccacacatgcAGATCATAGGATCGGATAGGGATAAGGATAAGAGTCGGGAGAAGGACaaggataaggataaggataaAGAGGAACTGCGCATGCTGAAGCTAATGACCCTGATGCGCTATTCCGATGGCAAGTTGCTATGTCAGCAACCACCAGCATCGTATTTGCCCATTCCCCACAGGCAAATCACTGAGTAG
- the LOC122620604 gene encoding homeobox protein HMX3 isoform X2 has protein sequence MPQRTPSPANSDVSVGSPSPPPLRSLNMKRLRLLRSPVSLENDRQKSSPVRVKSFSIADILGRGHEGDRVEKKPERNAVPNAPPGEPAPLVLINERLQMPVQNCPPPAALHTFLSPALLHSYEQRLAWDYQRQLQEHFQAQAQLLRHMTLNPAIIASEDGSSERSQRSSSSNGSTECCSPRQAEKLEKRSQGDSKEIPQKSPEEQPRGVSKSSGDTPLDALFQLSTKNFDEEQDPATLNIFATRSNPKKKRKSRTAFTNQQIFELEKRFLYQKYLSPADRDEIAGGLGLSNAQVITWFQNRRAKLKRDMEELKKDVQCEKIQQIPIARTTTTHITTSTTTHTCRS, from the exons ATGCCGCAAAGAACTCCCAGTCCCGCTAATTCGGATGTTTCGGTGGGTTCCCCCAGTCCGCCGCCCTTGAGATCGTTGAATATGAAACGATTGCGGCTTTTGAGGAGTCCGGTTAGCCTGGAAAACGACCGCCAAAAGTCATCACCCGTCAGGGTCAAGAGCTTTTCCATAGCCGATATCCTGGGGCGAGGGCATGAAGGGGATCGTGTGGAGAAGAAGCCGGAGCGAAATGCAGTTCCCAATGCTCCACCAGGAGAACCTGCTCCCCTAGTGCTGATCAACGAAAGATTGCAAATGCCCGTGCAAAACTGTCCTCCACCGGCTGCCCTACATACATTTTTGTCGCCCGCTCTGCTCCACAGCTACGAGCAGCGACTAGCCTGGGACTACCAGCGCCAGCTGCAGGAGCACTTCCAGGCACAGGCGCAACTCCTCCGCCACATGACCCTGAATCCCGCGATCATCGCCTCCGAGGACGGTAGTTCCGAGCGGTCCCAGCGatcgagcagcagcaatggcagcaCCGAGTGTTGCAGCCCACGGCAGGCGGAAAAACTGGAAAAGCGATCCCAAGGCGACAGTAAAGAGATCCCACAGAAGTCGCCGGAGGAACAGCCAAGGGGGGTGAGCAAATCAAGTGGAGACACTCCCTTGGACGCCCTCTTCCAGCTGTCCACCAAGAACTTTGACGAGGAGCAGG ATCCCGCAACGTTGAACATATTTGCCACGCGCTCCAATCCCAAGAAGAAACGCAAGTCCCGCACTGCATTCACCAACCAGCAGATCTTCGAACTGGAAAAGCGCTTCCTGTACCAAAAATACCTATCGCCCGCGGATCGCGACGAAATCGCCGGCGGCTTGGGCCTCTCCAATGCACAG GTCATCACTTGGTTCCAAAATCGAAGGGCCAAACTTAAGCGTGACATGGAAGAGCTGAAAAAGGACGTGCAGTGCGAGAAAAT TCAGCAGATCCCAATCGctcgcaccaccaccacccacatcaccaccagcaccaccacccacacatgcAGATCATAG